Proteins co-encoded in one Brassica oleracea var. oleracea cultivar TO1000 chromosome C4, BOL, whole genome shotgun sequence genomic window:
- the LOC106340012 gene encoding probable fructokinase-1 isoform X1 — translation MLIDFVPTESGVSLAEAPGFLKAPGGAPAIVAIAVSRFGGRSAFVGKLGDNEFGDMLAGILRKNGVADQEFNFDTGARTALAFVTLKADGDREFMFYRNHSADMLLCPDELNLELIRSVMMKIRREKLQEKARMEGRMKLRW, via the exons ATGCTCATCGACTTCGTCCCCACCGAGTCCGGCGTCTCCCTCGCCGAGGCTCCAGGTTTCCTCAAAGCTCCCGGCGGCGCTCCGGCTATCGTCGCCATCGCCGTTTCTCGCTTCGGTGGACGATCCGCCTTCGTCGGAAAACTCGGCGACAACGAGTTCGGCGACATGTTAGCTGGGATCCTGAGGAAAAACGGCGTCGCTGATCAGGAGTTTAACTTCGATACCGGAGCCAGAACCGCCTTGGCGTTCGTGACGTTGAAGGCCGACGGTGATCGGGAATTTATGTTTTACCGGAATCATAGCGCCGATATGTTGCTCTGTCCCGATGAACTCAACCTCGAGCTCATCAGATCG GTTATGATGAAGATCAGAAGAGAGAAGCTTCAAGAGAAAGCAAGGATGGAGGGAAGGATGAAACTCAGATGGTAG
- the LOC106338528 gene encoding uncharacterized protein LOC106338528: YLNLASHDHTNSTSFSLLSDLAEVSVLKELDFYSCTVLTSLIPLSEFSEAAVMKKYGVKPDAETLDIANTAARQKSVSFFFPFFFWMDESLFKALSNANRGLGGLKRMIMGSVSNHVVNNVACHVTAVKAHH; the protein is encoded by the exons TATCTGAATTTAGCTTCACATGATCACACCAATTCTACTTCGTTTAGCCTTTTATCTGATCTAGCAGAAGTCTCTGTTTTGAAGGAACTTGACTTTTACTCATGCACCGTTTTGACTT CTCTGATTCCGTTGAGTGAGTTCTCGGAAGCTGCAGTGATGAAGAAGTATGGAGTGAAGCCAGATGCTGAAACCCTTGACATTGCCAACACTGCCGCTAGGCAGAAATCTGTAAGCTTCTTCTTTCCCTTTTTTTTTTGGATGGATGAATCTCTCTTCAAAGCCTTGTCAAACGCTAACCGTGGCCTTGGTGGCCTTAAGAG GATGATAATGGGAAGTGTAAGCAACCACGTTGTGAACAACGTCGCATGCCATGTTACCGCCGTGAAGGCTCACCACTGA
- the LOC106340012 gene encoding probable fructokinase-1 isoform X2 has product MLIDFVPTESGVSLAEAPGFLKAPGGAPAIVAIAVSRFGGRSAFVGKLGDNEFGDMLAGILRKNGVADQEFNFDTGARTALAFVTLKADGDREFMFYRNHSADMLLCPDELNLELIRSIRREKLQEKARMEGRMKLRW; this is encoded by the exons ATGCTCATCGACTTCGTCCCCACCGAGTCCGGCGTCTCCCTCGCCGAGGCTCCAGGTTTCCTCAAAGCTCCCGGCGGCGCTCCGGCTATCGTCGCCATCGCCGTTTCTCGCTTCGGTGGACGATCCGCCTTCGTCGGAAAACTCGGCGACAACGAGTTCGGCGACATGTTAGCTGGGATCCTGAGGAAAAACGGCGTCGCTGATCAGGAGTTTAACTTCGATACCGGAGCCAGAACCGCCTTGGCGTTCGTGACGTTGAAGGCCGACGGTGATCGGGAATTTATGTTTTACCGGAATCATAGCGCCGATATGTTGCTCTGTCCCGATGAACTCAACCTCGAGCTCATCAGATCG ATCAGAAGAGAGAAGCTTCAAGAGAAAGCAAGGATGGAGGGAAGGATGAAACTCAGATGGTAG